One Penaeus monodon isolate SGIC_2016 chromosome 37, NSTDA_Pmon_1, whole genome shotgun sequence genomic region harbors:
- the LOC119596120 gene encoding uncharacterized protein LOC119596120, whose amino-acid sequence MKSSFAASGKDKSFTEGLSNVSHPTIPDASSAATNGIIVGLLQRMNELQNEVNALKLKSIVDAQMGIHMRPNLVGPILGPLVARTQTQLGDSARNLFQSIQENPRLGVDVDRFYEGPQGFAIPTVSAPISTLAKGPPPGFAPLPYYLSTPGPAVHTEDITAPPLESSKPTEEIFYSDDEDGVPESPPAQEEAECHVLPVCFKGTHTFHLVFAGGEAHLLSGEISRLLWNANILETLLQERGIVLPSLKMTIASHQDIYLRLVECGTDAVYDDVTGKLQKTLTAFPLHVLPWILRYFAHDDQQLLVWVEVLCDKYRNVDREHGEGRELQGEDEQGAGGGPAETEVKCNKHGDEVAEPQVALDIHQREPTVEPREPILGWNKQREELAEEPELELRLSKPTVLEAEAKNPEPTEADHADSEMSLGFMVRLLRSKLKNSSTDSCKSVEAYQEVQLQEERRHDGEAESLACASEPTEARHTDSEMQEDFSNQLKFTKDLPSTKYPKLPLENYPSQKIPGHCNGTMHVNTVSDENRNHKRVPNRGRGKFSLCSVRRPGFNYQDATGTRPKNVLFRERPSQEDLNIFEETDTSSSTLSKVNSSRIVREGGKHLLPSPDIPTGTSSSGAPSVDGVSSFMHA is encoded by the exons ATGAAAAGTAGCTTTGCTGCAAGTGGAAAAGACAAAAGCTTTACTGAAGGATTGTCAAATGTCTCGCATCCAACGATTCCAGATGCAAGTTCTGCTGCTACCAATGGGATTATTGTTGGCCTGCTCCAGAGGATGAATGAACTCCAGAATGAAGTCAATGCACTAAAGCTCAAGTCCATAGTTGATGCTCAAATGGGAATTCATATGAGACCCAATCTTGTAGGCCCAATATTGGGGCCATTGGTTGCCAGGACACAGACACAGTTAGGGGATTCTGCAAGAAATTTGTTCCAGAGCATCCAAGAAAACCCGAGATTGGGCGTGGATGTGGATAGGTTTTATGAGGGACCACAAGGCTTTGCCATCCCTACTGTCTCTGCCCCAATCAGCACCCTGGCAAAAGGCCCTCCTCCTGGGTTTGCCCCGTTGCCATACTACCTTTCCACTCCAGGACCTGCAGTCCACACAGAAGACATAACTGCCCCACCTCTTGAGTCTTCAAAGCCCACTGAGGAGATCTTCTACAGCGATGA tGAAGATGGAGTACCAGAGAGTCCTCCAGCACAAGAAGAGGCAGAGTGTCATGTGCTTCCTGTCTGCTTCAAAGGCACACACACCTTCCACCTGGTATTTGCAGGAGGCGAGGCACACCTCTTGAGTGGAGAGATTTCACGCCTCCTGTGGAATGCCAACATCCTTGAGACCTTGCTGCAGGAGAGGGGCATAGTTCTACCCTCCCTCAAGATGACCATAGCCAGTCACCAGGACATTTATCTCCGCCTGGTGGA GTGTGGCACTGATGCAGTCTATGATGATGTCACAGGTAAGCTACAGAAGACTCTAACTGCCTTCCCCCTGCATGTCCTCCCTTGGATACTGAGATACTTCGCTCATGATGACCAGCAGCTTTTGGTGTGGGTGGAG GTACTGTGTGACAAGTATAGAAATGTGGACAGAGAgcatggagagggaagagaactgCAAGGAGAGGACGAGCAAGGAGCAGGAGGTGGACCAGCAGAAACAGAAGTTAAATGTAATAAACATGGAGATGAAGTAGCAGAACCACAAGTTGCATTGGACATTCATCAGAGAGAACCTACAGTAGAACCAAGAGAACCAATATTAGGATggaataaacagagagaagaacTAGCAGAAGAACCAGAGCTAGAATTAAGATTGAGTAAACCCACAGTTTTGGAAGCAGAAGCAAAAAACCCAGAGCCAACAGAAGCAGATCATGCTGATTCTGAGATGTCGTTAGGGTTTATGGTTCGGTTATTGAGAAGCAAGTTGAAGAACTCTTCCACTGACTCTTGCAAAAGTGTGGAAGCTTACCAAGAGGTTCAACTTCAAGAAGAGAGACGGCATGATGGAGAAGCAGAGAGTCTGGCTTGTGCATCAGAGCCAACAGAAGCAAGACATACTGATTCTGAGATGCAAGAAGACTTCTCAAACCAACTCAAGTTTACAAAGGATCTCCCAAGTACCAAATACCCCAAATTGCCACTGGAAAATTATCCAAGTCAGAAGATCCCTGGTCACTGTAATGGCACAATGCATGTGAATACTGTGTCAGACGAGAATAGGAATCACAAGAGAGTCCCAAACAGAGGCCGAGGGAAGTTCAGTCTTTGTTCTGTGAGACGCCCAGGCTTCAACTACCAAGATGCCACTGGGACAAGGCCGAAGAATGTTCTTTTCAGAGAGAGACCCAGCCAGGAAGACCTGAACATTTTTGAGGAAACGGATACATCCAGTAGCACATTGAGTAAAGTCAACAGTTCAAGAATTGTGAGGGaag GGGGTAAACACCTACTACCTTCTCCAGACATACCAACAGGGACCAGCAGTTCCGGTGCTCCCAGTGTGGATGGTGTCTCTTCATTCATGCATGCCTAA